Within Theileria orientalis strain Shintoku DNA, chromosome 4, complete genome, the genomic segment AAAGCATATATCTATCCACGAGCTACTTTATCCCGCCAGGCTCACTGAGAAGGTCGCTGATGTCAGCTAAGAATCGCAACTTGAACATCAGAATGCTACTATCGGGCCATTCGGATGTTCTGGGAGACACGACCTCAAGTTACTACGTCCTGAAGAAGTTTTTTGTAAGCATTAGTTATCTGGATAGTCGAGTTGCACACAGTACCGTTGCATAATTATTTGCCTGTGTGTATGTAAACATACATTAGTGATTAATGGTTATCCAGAGGAGAAGATTCGCAAAGCCGTTCAATGATAACTTCAGAGTGTTCATGACAAACAATAAGCACTACCACGGCAAAGTGCTCATTGTGGACGACGTGTGGAGCTCCATAGGATCATTTAACTGGGATAGGTATTGTTACTTTTAGTAAAATAGATGAGTGGACATAATTCATTACGACTGATATAAAATAGCAACTAACGCCAACTGTAGAATATCCAGCAGAAGGAACATTGAGATGACACTCGGGATATTTGACCCCAAAGTGGCAACGAAGCTGAGGCAGATGCAGctggaaaaggagaaggacTCGTACGAGTACACGAGGAACGACTCTCTGAACAGGCTGAAGatactaaaaatatacGACTGCATGACGTATCACATAGCACGCTTCTCAGGTACACAGATCCAAGTATCATAGTAATTAGGCGGAAACATGCTCGACGGATTGTCGAACGACAAGTTCAACGTATCGTTCAAGAAGACGTTCATAAGGACATTCGTGGACCAGAACGTCAGCGAAATGTTTCTAACATCCAATATTTCTGGAGTCTAGGACCGTCGTCccaaataaatttgtaaaacaGTACATACGTACACGTGCACTCAAACACTAGAGTATAATTAGGtgctattttacaattttttgTTACCGGTTGGATCCACCTCATTCTACTAAAGGGTAAGGATAGTGGAGTCTTTAAGTCATTTGGACCAGTCGTTTAGAGTAATGTACAGCTGCGAGTTCACTGGATGCCTAAGTAGGGCCCTGTGCTGGAGTCTTTTCCTGTCAAACTCGCGTATTGCGCCTTTGCCGTAGCCAGGCAAGTCTAGAGTTACAAGCGGGTCGATTTTGAGGAGGTCGAGCTGCTTATACTTTTCCCtcaaaaaggtaaaatttctgtccagcagctcgtccaggtcctcgGAAGTCGAGTGCACTATCAGGTGGCAGTACTTGACGCTGTCCAAGCAGTTGCCCCTGAAGTTCTTCTGGTCCATGGAGTCAGTGTTGCTGCTTGTGAGAATTCTTGAGTCGACGAAGTCGTAAAGGAAGCTGGAGTCAAGGTCTCTCATGATCCCGTATAGCTTATCACCGCTGGGAACTTCGGGGGCCTTCTGGAAGAGACTCGCGAAGCGCTCAAGCCCAAAGTGCCTGAGACTCTCAATCGAGCGCTCCGTCAGCGTCAAATTGTGCCCAGGCACTGGCCCTGGAAACATCTCAGCGAATATCGCCTCGAGCTTGCCGTCTACGTGCCCAAAGTGATCCTTTATCTTAGCCATGTACGGTCTGCACACGCAGTGAATGAACGCGTCCAAGTAGTCGTAGTCGCAGTCCCCGCTCTGCACATACCCGTTCAGGTAATCCACCATTTCCATGAACGTGGCCACGTGGTCCTCTAGGCTGCTCAGTTTCAACAGTTCGAGCTTTGATTTGTAGTAAATTGAGTACAACTCCCGTTCACTCGTCTCCTTTTTCAACACACATATGCCCAGCTTACTGAGGAGGTCGTTTGGGCGTTCGCATGGGACTCTTTTCCGCGTACTTACCAGGGTCGACATTTTGTACACCTGGGAAAACAAGTTCAGCACCGTTCCGAAGTGCCTGCTTGCGAACTCCAAGTCGCTCTCGCCCGTTTTCAGGTGGTCGAACCTTCCCGCTTCTTTGGGCCTGCATATCTCGTTGATCGCCTTTAGCACCGATTTCCGGGCACGCCTCACTGCGTGGAAGCACAGGTACCCCCAATTCGACTCCACAAACTTGCTTTTGCTTAGCATGAAATCTTGCACCAGGGACCCCGTTCTTACTTTGAGGTTCCTGAAGACACTGTTCAGCGCCTCAAGCCTATCGTTCCTTCTGCACAGATTCAGCAGCCTCGAGTAGAAGGAGTTCGGAATATCTCCGAGCGCCAAGTCGAACTCACTGATGCTCGGCAGACTCAGCTCCTCAAGGAAGTTCCCGTCCCTGACCTTGACGTAGAACTTCAGGCTGTTCCTGATTCCGTATCCCCCGTACAGCCTCGAGGCCTTGAGGGCGTCCTTCAGGAATCGCGAGTACACTGCGCCGAATAGCGCCGACTTTCTGAGCGCCTCCAGCCTCAGCTCCGGGAACAGTTCGTGGTTTATGAGCTCCTTTCTTCTGAAAAACACCCACCTACGCCCGCCAGTAAAATGCGTAAACCTACTTTGCTATTTGCAGGAACGTGGCCTCAATGTTTGCGAAATTGCAAAAAGTCGTTCTATCCTAAGCTGTTTTTAGTGCGTTCCTAACCTACCTTCACTCTTTCTAGCAGGGATTCCACTGGAAGATAGTCCACTCTGGACGCTTTTTCTAGAATCCTCACGAATCTCCTCCTTGGCCTTGAGAACCTTGGCAACTTCAGGTTAATACCATCTTTTGTATACATCAAGACCTTTTCATTGGGGTTTACAGTTAGAATCCTGTCCCTTTCCAGGTTTACTCCACTGTTTCTCGGGTGTATAACTCTTGGACACACAAACCCTGTTTTCAGGCTCACACCATGCacacatttgtatataatcAGGTACAGTACCGTATAATGATACATTAATACTCATTCTCCGATAGTGATTGATATACAGGATTGCGTTTTAGCGAGATGTGAAATGGGCTCACCACTATTTTTTTCAGAGCACTCTAAAACCTATAAAAAGcaaatattagtaaaatAGTGGACGAAACCTACAATTAACTATACTTATATCAGTACAGATACACTTAACTATGCTTATATCAGTACGTATCTTTGTATATAACTAAGCATATGCGAAATCCATATAGAACAACCCCGAGCTGCCATACACCGCAGTAACGCAGCACGTGTTGGGGATAAATAGACTCTGCCTACCTTCACATTAGATATCGATTCCGGCGACGTTGCCACCAGTGAGAACGGCAGTATGTTATTCAGGTCCGTGGTTGTTATGAACTCCAACTTGACCGACTCCATGCCTCCGAGACTCGGTATCAGCCAGTTCAGCGAGTCCGCGTTCGTCTCAAAGGTCCCTCCCTCGTTGTAGTTGACCTTGATGTTGTCAAAGCGCGAGTGCAGCACCTGGAATGTCATGTCCGTGAAGTTCAGTTCCGAGTTGTTCGTTATTTCCACCACCACTGCCGTCTCACTCGCTCCTTCGCTCGGCCAACACGTCACACTCAGTGGGAAGTTATCCTAAACACGTGTTAGTTTTCCCCAATACATCCACAATTTAACTGTGTGCTCTTTCTTACCTCtgataatttatacttCCACTTCATTACTGACAGTTGCTGGCCAAGATTAAATCCGTTTTGAAACTCTATCTTCGACTTAGTTACCATTTTCTTGTCGACCATCGGGTGAtacttcattttaattcCAGCATTAGGCGACAACTGTGCAAttgattaataaataaggcAATTCACTCAATACTTTACTCAACTCACTGGTAAATAGTCTCAATACCACCTAATTTACAAAAGTAATCATATAACATCTAACTATGCCAATACTAAATAAACCATATATAACCTTATCTTTTAATATGAGTCCTACCTGTAGTGATGCCGATTGTGCCTGTTCTTCAAATACTGTTATCACCAACTCTCCTTGCACATCCAACGAGTCCACGTCTAAATAAATCCTTTTAATCGTTTCACTTTACCTCCGTCTAGGTGCAAATTCCCGTTACAGGtttctattatttgtaCTACTACTGGCGCCTCTCCCTTCACCACTTTAGCTgtctccttctccttcagcttctttattGTGTTTATTGCTGACAGATTACGAGCCTGAATTTGATTTGTATCCTGtgttatttaacaaatatcTAACTCTTATCGCTACCGCGTACTTGTAATTGTATCTTCGGCTCTTGTACCACTGGCGGCTGCTCCTGTGCGTTTGAGTGTGCCATTTGATACGATGGGTCCACAAACAGCCGATCCAGCTGTCTTCTCTTTTCCATTTTCGACGACAATTCTCTTCTCTTTTCCTCCTCGCGCACCTTCGTCTTCTCCAGCATCTTGTACATCTTCTCATCGTACGAGTCCATCTCTATGTACACCTTTATTTGATCAAACGTCAGGCTTTCTCCTCTGTTATTACTAACTAATTCGTCCATGTAGAACAGTATGTCAAATATATTCGCGAGTATGTTCGattcatttatttgtgGTTTCACCAAGTTCTAAAAATTCATTAGCTCCCAACACACCAAATCAAGACCTGCACTAACACTTATACTCACCTGAACTATTTCCACCAGAGTCTTTAGCAGAACCAGGTCTTCTATTATATTCGATTCCAGCGTCGTCATCACGAACACGTAATATTCGTCCACTGATTGGTATAGAAAGCGGTGCTTGTTGCTCTCTACGAAAGTGTGGTCTCCACCTATGAATCCTTTACTTTTACCAAACTCACTTTTGTTTTCTATCAGTCTCAAGAAATTCGAGAAGCAGGATTCAATCTGTTCTCTGGTGAACGGAATATGTTGGCGAGAGACCAAAATCTTCATATCTGAAGCCAATCCAGTACTGAGTAtactcatatttaaatcataaGAAAACCAATTGGAGTATCAGGGTGATTGTGTGATGGGTCAACAAAACATTCAAAATACcgttattaaaaattcagataaatgtgttaacGAAAATCATTGATCAATTTGACAAATactaacaataaatacgaaataaatatcaatatttaacCACAATTGTTAGTTTTAAGATCATATTCCAACTATTCATTAAGGTTATGTTCTTCAACCTCAAAACAAGCGTGTAATTAAAGAAATAATGATTTTGAGTagcaaaataaattaaaacctggataaaaaataataaataatgttaaacgaaattgtaaatgtatttattaaaataaattgtgtcAATGTTTGTTAATACCATGTTATCCCATAACCTTATACACATCATCTTCTCACATtatgaaaattaaaattaactgtaaaatataagtatatatattatacgtaatgaattttttataaaatgacaGAAGCAAACAAGAATAGATCGAATCTTTCAGAATCTCATGTGGAAAGCTTCAACACGTTTATTGACCATTATTCTCGTCACATGGTCAGAACCATCCCTCCAGTTTATATCACACACAACGCTGATCCACTTAAGTCTTTTTTGGATGCGAAAGAAACTCCATATTGTAAGCCATAGCAATAGAAGATAGATGATTTTTAGATGTTAAGGTGTCAGTGATATCGCTAAAAATCGGATATCCGATGAGACCGGGCTCGGAATGTATAGGAACGAGTCAGAAGATGTACCCATGGCACGCTAAAATAAGCCATACAACCTACGAAGCGCCGCTGGTAGTGACATTTGGAATAAAGTTCAACGAATC encodes:
- a CDS encoding uncharacterized protein (Longin-like domain containing protein) is translated as MSILSTGLASDMKILVSRQHIPFTREQIESCFSNFLRLIENKSEFGKSKGFIGGDHTFVESNKHRFLYQSVDEYYVFVMTTLESNIIEDLVLLKTLVEIVQNLVKPQINESNILANIFDILFYMDELVSNNRGESLTFDQIKVYIEMDSYDEKMYKMLEKTKVREEEKRRELSSKMEKRRQLDRLFVDPSYQMAHSNAQEQPPVVQEPKIQLQDTNQIQARNLSAINTIKKLKEKETAKVVKGEAPVVVQIIETCNGNLHLDGDVDSLDVQGELVITVFEEQAQSASLQLSPNAGIKMKYHPMVDKKMVTKSKIEFQNGFNLGQQLSVMKWKYKLSEDNFPLSVTCWPSEGASETAVVVEITNNSELNFTDMTFQVLHSRFDNIKVNYNEGGTFETNADSLNWLIPSLGGMESVKLEFITTTDLNNILPFSLVATSPESISNVKSALKKIVVSPFHISLKRNPVYQSLSENEY